One window of the Zea mays cultivar B73 chromosome 3, Zm-B73-REFERENCE-NAM-5.0, whole genome shotgun sequence genome contains the following:
- the LOC103651594 gene encoding ABC transporter G family member 37 isoform X2, with protein MTVLHDVSGIVKPRRMTLLLGPPGSGKTTLLLALAGKLDKDLRVSGKVTYNGHGMNEFVPERTAAYISQHDLHIGEMTVRETLAFSARCQGVGTRYEMLTELARREKAANIKPDHDIDVYMKASAMGGQESSIVTDYTLKILGLEVCADTLVGNEMMRGISGGQRKRVTTGEMLVGPARALFMDEISTGLDSSTTYQIVNSLRQTIHILGGTAVISLLQPAPETYNLFDDIILLSDGHVVYQGPREHVLEFFEFMGFRCPARKGVADFLQEVTSRKDQGQYWYRQDRPYRFVPVKKFADAFSIFHVGRSTQNELSEPFDRTRSHPAALATSKFGASRMELLKATIDRELLLMKRNAFMYIFKAVNLTVMSFIVMTTFFRTNMKRDASYGNIYMGALFFALDTIMFNGFAELAMTVMKLPVFFKQRDLFFFPAWAYTIPSWIVQIPITFLEVGVYVFTTYYVIGFDPNVFRFLKQYLLLLALNQMSSALFRFIAGIGRDMVVSHTFGPLALLAFQALGGFILARPDVKKWWIWGYWISPLSYAQNAISTNEFLGHSWSKIQNGTTVGIGVLQSRGVFTEAKWYWIGLGVLVGYALLFNLLYTVALAVLSPFTDSHGSMSEEELKEKHANLTGEVIEVRKEKTSRRQELELSHSVGQNSVHSSEDSSQNRKGMALPFPPLSLTFNDIRYSVDMPEAMKAQGVTEDRLLLLKGVSGSFRPGVLTALMGVSGAGKTTLMDVLAGRKTGGYIEGDITISGYPKKQETFARISGYCEQNDIHSPHVTVYESLLFSAWLRLPSGINLETRKMFIEEVMDLVELTSLRGALVGLPGVSGLSTEQRKRLTIAVELVANPSIIFMDEPTSGLDARAAAIVMRTVRNTVNTGRTVVCTIHQPSIDIFEAFDELFLMKRGGEEIYVGPVGQNSSKLIEYFEGIEGISQIKDGYNPATWMLEVSSSSQEEILGVDFSEIYRQSELYQRNKALIEELSTPPPGSSDLNFPTQYSRSFFTQCLACFWKQKKSYWRNPTYTAVRLLFTVVIALMFGTMFWDLGRKTNKQQDLFNAMGSMYAAVVYIGMQNSGSVQPVVVVERTVFYRERAAGMYSAFPYAFGQVAIEIPYIFVQTLLYGVLVYSMIGFEWTVAKFLWYLFFMYFTLLYFTFYGMMAVGLTPNETIAVITSSAFYNVWNLFSGYLIPRPKLPVWWRWYSWICPVAWTLYGLVASQFGDIAHPLEDSPTGQTVAQFITDYFGFHHDFLWVVAGVHVGLTVLFAFLFSFAIMKFNFQNR; from the exons ATGACCGTCCTGCATGACGTAAGCGGGATCGTCAAGCCCCGGAGGATGACTCTGCTGCTCGGACCTCCCGGCTCGGGGAAGACCACCTTGCTCCTGGCGCTGGCGGGGAAGCTCGACAAGGACCTCAGGGTCTCGGGGAAGGTTACCTACAACGGGCACGGGATGAACGAGTTCGTCCCGGAGAGGACAGCGGCCTACATCAGCCAGCACGACCTCCACATCGGGGAGATGACTGTGAGGGAGACCTTGGCCTTCTCGGCGCGGTGCCAAGGTGTTGGCACCAGATACG AAATGCTCACTGAGTTGGCGAGAAGGGAGAAGGCAGCCAACATCAAGCCAGATCATGACATTGATGTCTATATGAAG GCCTCAGCTATGGGTGGGCAAGAATCCAGTATTGTTACGGACTACACACTGAAG ATATTAGGCTTGGAGGTCTGTGCTGATACGCTGGTAGGAAATGAGATGATGAGGGGTATTTCTGGTGGTCAACGAAAGCGTGTCACAACAG GTGAAATGCTTGTTGGTCCGGCAAGAGCTCTGTTCATGGATGAGATATCCACTGGACTGGACAGCTCAACCACATACCAGATTGTGAATTCCCTTAGGCAGACTATCCACATCCTTGGTGGAACTGCAGTCATTTCCTTGCTCCAGCCAGCGCCTGAAACATACAACTTGTTCGATGACATTATACTCCTATCTGATGGGCATGTTGTATACCAGGGCCCCCGTGAACATGTGCTCGAGTTCTTTGAGTTCATGGGCTTCAGATGCCCTGCCAGAAAGGGTGTTGCTGACTTCTTGCAGGAA gtgacatcaagGAAAGACCAGGGGCAGTATTGGTATCGGCAGGACAGGCCATACCGCTTTGTGCCTGTGAAGAAATTTGCAGATGCATTCAGTATATTCCACGTGGGCCGGTCCACACAAAATGAACTTTCAGAGCCATTTGATAGGACCCGGAGCCACCCTGCTGCCCTAGCAACTTCAAAGTTCGGTGCCAGCAGGATGGAGTTGCTCAAAGCCACTATTGATAGGGAGCTTCTACTCATGAAGAGGAACGCATTTATGTACATTTTCAAAGCTGTTAAC cttactgttatgtcgtttatCGTGATGACCACATTTTTCCGTACCAATATGAAACGAGACGCATCTTATGGAAACATCTACATGGGGGCACTCTTCTTTGCTCTCGACACAATCATGTTCAATGGTTTTGCTGAGCTTGCCATGACTGTCATGAAGCTGCCGGTTTTCTTCAAGCAGAGGGATCTTTTCTTCTTCCCTGCATGGGCCTACACCATACCTTCATGGATTGTTCAGATCCCTATCACATTTTTGGAAGTCGGGGTTTATGTTTTCACCACATACTATGTCATTGGATTTGATCCCAATGTGTTCAG GTTCTTGAAGCAATATCTGCTGCTCCTTGCACTCAATCAGATGTCATCTGCCCTTTTCCGCTTCATTGCTGGAATTGGAAGAGACATGGTTGTGTCTCATACCTTTGGCCCCTTAGCACTGTTGGCTTTTCAAGCACTGGGTGGCTTTATACTTGCAAGAC CTGATGTGAAGAAATGGTGGATTTGGGGTTACTGGATCTCTCCTCTATCGTATGCACAGAATGCCATTTCAACAAATGAATTTTTGGGGCACAGTTGGAGCAAA ATTCAAAATGGAACAACCGTGGGAATTGGGGTTCTTCAAAGTCGTGGTGTCTTTACTGAAGCTAAGTGGTATTGGATTGGGCTCGGTGTCTTGGTTGGATATGCTCTCCTCTTCAACCTGCTCTACACTGTAGCTCTTGCAGTTTTGAGTC CATTCACTGATTCCCACGGATCAATGTCTGAAGAGGAATTGAAAGAAAAGCATGCCAATTTAACTGGTGAAGTCATAGAGGTCCGCAAGGAAAAGACATCTAGGAGGCAGGAATTGGAGCTGTCCCACAGTGTTGGCCAAAACTCTGTGCATAGCAGTGAGGATTCTAGTCAGAACAGGAAGGGAATGGCACTCCCATTTCCACCACTATCACTTACTTTTAACGACATAAGATACTCGGTGGACATGCCAGAG GCGATGAAAGCGCAAGGAGTGACAGAAGATCGTTTGCTTCTTTTGAAGGGCGTTAGTGGTTCTTTTAGGCCAGGAGTTCTAACTGCATTGATGGGTGTTAGTGGTGCTGGAAAGACCACCCTTATGGATGTCTTAGCTGGCAGAAAAACTGGGGGATATATCGAGGGAGATATTACCATCTCAGGATATCCAAAGAAGCAAGAGACGTTTGCACGCATATCAGGATACTGTGAGCAAAATGATATTCATTCTCCACATGTAACAGTGTATGAGTCACTCCTATTTTCTGCATGGCTACGCCTTCCTTCAGGCATCAACTTAGAAACAAGAAAG ATGTTCATTGAGGAGGTCATGGATCTTGTAGAGCTCACATCACTGAGGGGTGCACTTGTTGGGCTTCCTGGAGTGAGTGGCCTGTCAACTGAGCAACGCAAGAGGCTAACTATTGCTGTTGAGCTTGTTGCCAATCCTTCGATCATTTTCATGGATGAGCCTACCTCCGGTCTTGATGCTCGTGCAGCTGCAATTGTGATGAGGACTGTTAGGAACACTGTCAATACTGGAAGGACTGTTGTTTGCACCATTCACCAGCCAAGCATTGACATATTTGAAGCATTTGATGAG CTTTTCTTAATGAAGAGAGGTGGAGAAGAGATATATGTTGGTCCAGTGGGCCAGAATTCATCAAAATTGATTGAGTACTTTGAG GGAATTGAAGGTATTAGCCAGATAAAGGATGGGTATAACCCAGCCACGTGGATGTTGGAAGTGAGCTCTAGTTCTCAGGAAGAGATCCTTGGGGTTGATTTCAGTGAAATCTACAGGCAATCAGAATTATACCA AAGGAACAAGGCACTCATAGAGGAGCTGAGCACCCCACCTCCTGGCTCTAGTGACCTCAATTTCCCTACACAGTACTCCAGATCGTTCTTTACTCAGTGCCTAGCCTGCTTCTGGAAGCAGAAAAAGTCGTATTGGAGGAACCCAACCTACACAGCAGTGAGGCTACTGTTCACTGTAGTCATTGCGCTCATGTTTGGGACCATGTTCTGGGACCTTGGACGAAAAAC TAATAAACAGCAGGATCTGTTCAATGCCATGGGATCAATGTATGCCGCAGTTGTATACATCGGAATGCAGAACTCTGGCTCTGTTCAaccagtggtggtggtggagcgAACAGTCTTCTACCGAGAACGAGCAGCGGGCATGTATTCAGCTTTCCCGTATGCATTTGGACAG GTCGCAATTGAAATTCCTTATATCTTTGTACAGACTTTGCTATATGGAGTGCTAGTCTATTCAATGATTGGGTTTGAGTGGACTGTTGCCAAGTTCCTCTGGTACCTGTTCTTCATGTACTTCACACTGCTTTACTTCACGTTCTACGGAATGATGGCGGTTGGCTTGACTCCCAACGAAACCATAGCCGTCATTACCTCATCGGCGTTCTACAACGTGTGGAACCTCTTCTCAGGATATCTGATCCCCCGACCT AAACTGCCTGTCTGGTGGAGGTGGTACAGCTGGATCTGCCCAGTCGCATGGACACTCTACGGATTGGTTGCCTCCCAGTTCGGCGACATCGCGCATCCGCTGGAGGACTCACCGACAGGCCAGACGGTGGCGCAGTTCATCACGGATTACTTCGGCTTCCATCACGACTTCCTGTGGGTTGTCGCAGGGGTGCACGTCGGGCTGACCGTGCTCTTCGCGTTCCTGTTCAGTTTTGCCATCATGAAGTTCAACTTCCAGAATAGATGA
- the LOC103651594 gene encoding ABC transporter G family member 37 isoform X1, producing MDREIHRVTSLRRDSSLWRRGDDVFSRQSSRFQDDEEDDDEALRWAALERLPTYDRVRRGILALHEGGGGEKVEVDVGRLGARESRALVERLVRAADDDHERFLLKLRERMDRVGIDYPTIEVRYESLHVEAQVHVGDRGLPTLVNSVTNTVESIGNALHILPSRKRPMTVLHDVSGIVKPRRMTLLLGPPGSGKTTLLLALAGKLDKDLRVSGKVTYNGHGMNEFVPERTAAYISQHDLHIGEMTVRETLAFSARCQGVGTRYEMLTELARREKAANIKPDHDIDVYMKASAMGGQESSIVTDYTLKILGLEVCADTLVGNEMMRGISGGQRKRVTTGEMLVGPARALFMDEISTGLDSSTTYQIVNSLRQTIHILGGTAVISLLQPAPETYNLFDDIILLSDGHVVYQGPREHVLEFFEFMGFRCPARKGVADFLQEVTSRKDQGQYWYRQDRPYRFVPVKKFADAFSIFHVGRSTQNELSEPFDRTRSHPAALATSKFGASRMELLKATIDRELLLMKRNAFMYIFKAVNLTVMSFIVMTTFFRTNMKRDASYGNIYMGALFFALDTIMFNGFAELAMTVMKLPVFFKQRDLFFFPAWAYTIPSWIVQIPITFLEVGVYVFTTYYVIGFDPNVFRFLKQYLLLLALNQMSSALFRFIAGIGRDMVVSHTFGPLALLAFQALGGFILARPDVKKWWIWGYWISPLSYAQNAISTNEFLGHSWSKIQNGTTVGIGVLQSRGVFTEAKWYWIGLGVLVGYALLFNLLYTVALAVLSPFTDSHGSMSEEELKEKHANLTGEVIEVRKEKTSRRQELELSHSVGQNSVHSSEDSSQNRKGMALPFPPLSLTFNDIRYSVDMPEAMKAQGVTEDRLLLLKGVSGSFRPGVLTALMGVSGAGKTTLMDVLAGRKTGGYIEGDITISGYPKKQETFARISGYCEQNDIHSPHVTVYESLLFSAWLRLPSGINLETRKMFIEEVMDLVELTSLRGALVGLPGVSGLSTEQRKRLTIAVELVANPSIIFMDEPTSGLDARAAAIVMRTVRNTVNTGRTVVCTIHQPSIDIFEAFDELFLMKRGGEEIYVGPVGQNSSKLIEYFEGIEGISQIKDGYNPATWMLEVSSSSQEEILGVDFSEIYRQSELYQRNKALIEELSTPPPGSSDLNFPTQYSRSFFTQCLACFWKQKKSYWRNPTYTAVRLLFTVVIALMFGTMFWDLGRKTNKQQDLFNAMGSMYAAVVYIGMQNSGSVQPVVVVERTVFYRERAAGMYSAFPYAFGQVAIEIPYIFVQTLLYGVLVYSMIGFEWTVAKFLWYLFFMYFTLLYFTFYGMMAVGLTPNETIAVITSSAFYNVWNLFSGYLIPRPKLPVWWRWYSWICPVAWTLYGLVASQFGDIAHPLEDSPTGQTVAQFITDYFGFHHDFLWVVAGVHVGLTVLFAFLFSFAIMKFNFQNR from the exons ATGGACCGGGAGATCCACCGGGTGACGAGCCTCCGGCGCGACAGCTCGCTATGGCGTCGCGGGGACGACGTGTTCTCGCGGCAGTCGTCGCGGTTCCAGGAcgacgaggaggacgacgacgaggCGCTGCGGTGGGCGGCGCTGGAGCGCCTCCCCACGTACGACCGGGTGCGGCGCGGCATCCTGGCGCTGcacgagggcggcggcggcgagaaAGTGGAGGTGGACGTGGGGCGCCTGGGCGCCCGCGAGTCCCGCGCCCTCGTCGAGCGCCTCGTGCGCGCCGCCGACGACGACCACGAGCGCTTCCTGCTCAAGCTCAGGGAGCGCATGGACCGCGTCGGCATCGACTACCCCACCATCGAGGTGCGCTACGAGAGCCTCCACGTCGAGGCGCAGGTGCACGTCGGCGACCGGGGCCTCCCCACGCTCGTCAACTCCGTCACCAACACCGTCGAG tCCATCGGGAACGCGCTCCACATCTTGCCCAGCAGGAAGCGGCCGATGACCGTCCTGCATGACGTAAGCGGGATCGTCAAGCCCCGGAGGATGACTCTGCTGCTCGGACCTCCCGGCTCGGGGAAGACCACCTTGCTCCTGGCGCTGGCGGGGAAGCTCGACAAGGACCTCAGGGTCTCGGGGAAGGTTACCTACAACGGGCACGGGATGAACGAGTTCGTCCCGGAGAGGACAGCGGCCTACATCAGCCAGCACGACCTCCACATCGGGGAGATGACTGTGAGGGAGACCTTGGCCTTCTCGGCGCGGTGCCAAGGTGTTGGCACCAGATACG AAATGCTCACTGAGTTGGCGAGAAGGGAGAAGGCAGCCAACATCAAGCCAGATCATGACATTGATGTCTATATGAAG GCCTCAGCTATGGGTGGGCAAGAATCCAGTATTGTTACGGACTACACACTGAAG ATATTAGGCTTGGAGGTCTGTGCTGATACGCTGGTAGGAAATGAGATGATGAGGGGTATTTCTGGTGGTCAACGAAAGCGTGTCACAACAG GTGAAATGCTTGTTGGTCCGGCAAGAGCTCTGTTCATGGATGAGATATCCACTGGACTGGACAGCTCAACCACATACCAGATTGTGAATTCCCTTAGGCAGACTATCCACATCCTTGGTGGAACTGCAGTCATTTCCTTGCTCCAGCCAGCGCCTGAAACATACAACTTGTTCGATGACATTATACTCCTATCTGATGGGCATGTTGTATACCAGGGCCCCCGTGAACATGTGCTCGAGTTCTTTGAGTTCATGGGCTTCAGATGCCCTGCCAGAAAGGGTGTTGCTGACTTCTTGCAGGAA gtgacatcaagGAAAGACCAGGGGCAGTATTGGTATCGGCAGGACAGGCCATACCGCTTTGTGCCTGTGAAGAAATTTGCAGATGCATTCAGTATATTCCACGTGGGCCGGTCCACACAAAATGAACTTTCAGAGCCATTTGATAGGACCCGGAGCCACCCTGCTGCCCTAGCAACTTCAAAGTTCGGTGCCAGCAGGATGGAGTTGCTCAAAGCCACTATTGATAGGGAGCTTCTACTCATGAAGAGGAACGCATTTATGTACATTTTCAAAGCTGTTAAC cttactgttatgtcgtttatCGTGATGACCACATTTTTCCGTACCAATATGAAACGAGACGCATCTTATGGAAACATCTACATGGGGGCACTCTTCTTTGCTCTCGACACAATCATGTTCAATGGTTTTGCTGAGCTTGCCATGACTGTCATGAAGCTGCCGGTTTTCTTCAAGCAGAGGGATCTTTTCTTCTTCCCTGCATGGGCCTACACCATACCTTCATGGATTGTTCAGATCCCTATCACATTTTTGGAAGTCGGGGTTTATGTTTTCACCACATACTATGTCATTGGATTTGATCCCAATGTGTTCAG GTTCTTGAAGCAATATCTGCTGCTCCTTGCACTCAATCAGATGTCATCTGCCCTTTTCCGCTTCATTGCTGGAATTGGAAGAGACATGGTTGTGTCTCATACCTTTGGCCCCTTAGCACTGTTGGCTTTTCAAGCACTGGGTGGCTTTATACTTGCAAGAC CTGATGTGAAGAAATGGTGGATTTGGGGTTACTGGATCTCTCCTCTATCGTATGCACAGAATGCCATTTCAACAAATGAATTTTTGGGGCACAGTTGGAGCAAA ATTCAAAATGGAACAACCGTGGGAATTGGGGTTCTTCAAAGTCGTGGTGTCTTTACTGAAGCTAAGTGGTATTGGATTGGGCTCGGTGTCTTGGTTGGATATGCTCTCCTCTTCAACCTGCTCTACACTGTAGCTCTTGCAGTTTTGAGTC CATTCACTGATTCCCACGGATCAATGTCTGAAGAGGAATTGAAAGAAAAGCATGCCAATTTAACTGGTGAAGTCATAGAGGTCCGCAAGGAAAAGACATCTAGGAGGCAGGAATTGGAGCTGTCCCACAGTGTTGGCCAAAACTCTGTGCATAGCAGTGAGGATTCTAGTCAGAACAGGAAGGGAATGGCACTCCCATTTCCACCACTATCACTTACTTTTAACGACATAAGATACTCGGTGGACATGCCAGAG GCGATGAAAGCGCAAGGAGTGACAGAAGATCGTTTGCTTCTTTTGAAGGGCGTTAGTGGTTCTTTTAGGCCAGGAGTTCTAACTGCATTGATGGGTGTTAGTGGTGCTGGAAAGACCACCCTTATGGATGTCTTAGCTGGCAGAAAAACTGGGGGATATATCGAGGGAGATATTACCATCTCAGGATATCCAAAGAAGCAAGAGACGTTTGCACGCATATCAGGATACTGTGAGCAAAATGATATTCATTCTCCACATGTAACAGTGTATGAGTCACTCCTATTTTCTGCATGGCTACGCCTTCCTTCAGGCATCAACTTAGAAACAAGAAAG ATGTTCATTGAGGAGGTCATGGATCTTGTAGAGCTCACATCACTGAGGGGTGCACTTGTTGGGCTTCCTGGAGTGAGTGGCCTGTCAACTGAGCAACGCAAGAGGCTAACTATTGCTGTTGAGCTTGTTGCCAATCCTTCGATCATTTTCATGGATGAGCCTACCTCCGGTCTTGATGCTCGTGCAGCTGCAATTGTGATGAGGACTGTTAGGAACACTGTCAATACTGGAAGGACTGTTGTTTGCACCATTCACCAGCCAAGCATTGACATATTTGAAGCATTTGATGAG CTTTTCTTAATGAAGAGAGGTGGAGAAGAGATATATGTTGGTCCAGTGGGCCAGAATTCATCAAAATTGATTGAGTACTTTGAG GGAATTGAAGGTATTAGCCAGATAAAGGATGGGTATAACCCAGCCACGTGGATGTTGGAAGTGAGCTCTAGTTCTCAGGAAGAGATCCTTGGGGTTGATTTCAGTGAAATCTACAGGCAATCAGAATTATACCA AAGGAACAAGGCACTCATAGAGGAGCTGAGCACCCCACCTCCTGGCTCTAGTGACCTCAATTTCCCTACACAGTACTCCAGATCGTTCTTTACTCAGTGCCTAGCCTGCTTCTGGAAGCAGAAAAAGTCGTATTGGAGGAACCCAACCTACACAGCAGTGAGGCTACTGTTCACTGTAGTCATTGCGCTCATGTTTGGGACCATGTTCTGGGACCTTGGACGAAAAAC TAATAAACAGCAGGATCTGTTCAATGCCATGGGATCAATGTATGCCGCAGTTGTATACATCGGAATGCAGAACTCTGGCTCTGTTCAaccagtggtggtggtggagcgAACAGTCTTCTACCGAGAACGAGCAGCGGGCATGTATTCAGCTTTCCCGTATGCATTTGGACAG GTCGCAATTGAAATTCCTTATATCTTTGTACAGACTTTGCTATATGGAGTGCTAGTCTATTCAATGATTGGGTTTGAGTGGACTGTTGCCAAGTTCCTCTGGTACCTGTTCTTCATGTACTTCACACTGCTTTACTTCACGTTCTACGGAATGATGGCGGTTGGCTTGACTCCCAACGAAACCATAGCCGTCATTACCTCATCGGCGTTCTACAACGTGTGGAACCTCTTCTCAGGATATCTGATCCCCCGACCT AAACTGCCTGTCTGGTGGAGGTGGTACAGCTGGATCTGCCCAGTCGCATGGACACTCTACGGATTGGTTGCCTCCCAGTTCGGCGACATCGCGCATCCGCTGGAGGACTCACCGACAGGCCAGACGGTGGCGCAGTTCATCACGGATTACTTCGGCTTCCATCACGACTTCCTGTGGGTTGTCGCAGGGGTGCACGTCGGGCTGACCGTGCTCTTCGCGTTCCTGTTCAGTTTTGCCATCATGAAGTTCAACTTCCAGAATAGATGA
- the LOC100283291 gene encoding vacuolar ATP synthase 21 kDa proteolipid subunit yields the protein MSSDSSSWARALVQISPYTFSAIGIAVSIGVSVLGAAWGIFITGSSLIGAAIKAPRITSKNLISVIFCEAVAIYGVIVAIILQTKLESVPTSQMYDPESLRAGYAIFASGLIVGFANLVCGVCVGIIGSSCALSDAQNSSLFVKILVIEIFGSALGLFGVIVGIIMSSQATWPAKA from the exons ATGTCGTCGGACTCGTCGTCGTGGGCGCGCGCCCTGGTGCAGATCTCGCCCTACACCTTCTCCGCAATCGGTATCGCCGTCTCCATCGGCGTCTCCGTCCTCGGCGCGGCATG GGGTATCTTCATCACGGGGAGCAGCCTCATCGGGGCCGCCATCAAGGCGCCCAGGATCACTTCTAAGAACCTCATCAG TGTCATCTTCTGTGAGGCTGTCGCAATTTATGGCGTAATTGTGGCAATCATCCTCCAGACAAAGCTTGAAAGTGTGCCAACATCTCAAATGTATGATCCGGAGTCTCTTCGAGCTGGCTATGCAATCTTTGCATCTGGCCTTATCGTTGGCTTTGCTAATCTTGTTTGCGG GGTATGCGTGGGGATAATTGGAAGCAGCTGCGCACTGTCTGATGCTCAGAACTCATCACTCTTCGtaaagattttggtgattgagatcTTCGGCAGCGCTCTGGGACTGTTCGGTGTCATTGTGGGCATCATTATGTCATCTCAAGCGACATGGCCAGCAAAAGCTTGA